The genome window GGTGGAGAATACTGGTAATTGCCTTTTGCAgataggggaaaaaagcaaaagaagaactAGCAAAGGCGGGGTGTATGCGTTTGTGTGTTCCTgtggttggttttctttctttcttttttttttttaattttattagtattttttatCAGCAAAGTTTTCTGTAAAAACTGGCCAAGGGGGAGTAATTAGATCTTCTCAGTTTTTCTGATTCAGATTTCAGTAGTTTAGTTGCTGAAATTTAAGGGGAAGGCCTCAAGATTTGAGTGCAGAAGGAGCACAgtgggaactgggattattaTCCACAAGTTTGGTCGCTCACTGCACAAGCAGAATTTTGTGTTCAAAACTTTAGGGATATTCAGCCAGCCAGCTAGCATGCCATAAGGCATTAGTGATCTCTCTCTGATTTCTAGCTATTGACAGCTCATGTCCTATTCACAAGTGAAGTAAAACGGAAAAGCAACTCATTTGGCTGGTTCAGGCAGTCGTGTTCCATGTGCCTGATGTTGAGTGCAGCTAACATTCTACAACACTGACAGGGCGCTACCCAGGTTTTTTTGAACTGAGTACCACAGATCTGACTGACCAGTAATCAACAGCATTGAAGAGAATGTACTAGAACATAAACTCAAAAAGACATTTATTCTATATAATGGTATTGCAGCTCTTGATAAGCAGATGCTGAAATATAACTGAGTTGATCTTCTCTGAACTTATGTACATCATAATGTATTAATAATTAGTAACCACTAATATAAATTGTTTCACTTGCAGGCACAATACCATGGCAATAGGAATAGCTGTGGATATCTTAGGTTGCACAGGAAACCTGGAAGACAGAGCTGCAACATTAAACAAGATCATCCAAGTTGCAGTGGAGCTGAAGGACTCACTGGGGGATTTGTATGCATTTTCTGCCATTATGAAAGCACTGGAAATGCCACAGgtaaaaaaacatacaaacaaaaaacccatcAATTTTCTCTTTACATTCCAAAAAGTAGAATTGTTAGTTGGATCATTTAAAGTAATTTATGCAGTAGCAGCATGTTTTTCCTGTGACTTACTAGAGTAAGAAATGTGTATATTCCTCTCATTTCATCTGAACAGGTCACCAGGTTAGAACAAACGTGGACCTCTTTAAGACATCATTACACCCAGACTGCCATCATGTATGAAAAACAGCTGAAGCCATTCAGCAAAGCTTTGCATGAAGGACAAGGTGAGTGGAATACTGAGCATGAATTTGATGCTGTTTGGTTTAGCTTTTTAACTCTGCCCTCTGCCATTTGCCTGTGGAAGGAGATGAGCTGCTGTTTTGACAGCTGTGtatcatatattttaaaaggctacagaaagcagtaaaacagtgaaatagaaagaaacagTACACAAGCAAAACATGAGTATGTATGTGATTGTGTGCATGCATCCATGCAGAACATAACATTGctcagcccttcctcctcctctgcgGAAAATGCAGTGGAGCAGAAACCAAGAATAACTGCAAAATCTTGCCTCAAAGACAGGATAAAaatctccctctctctctccaagGAAAGCTATTTTGGGCAaatttgctttctgtgtgcTTTGCCTACTGGATCAGAAGATGAATTCTGGAATACAAAGAATGGGTCAGTCGCATAATTCCTTTGGTCACTTCATCAGGTGCTCTTAGCAGCTCTGATCTCCATGGGACTTAAGGGGGAGGAATGTTTCTCTGAACACTTCTGTCGCTAAGAGAACAGGTAGAGATAGAAAACTTTTTAGTCCCAGTTCTTGCTGTGGTTTCTCTTATCTTGGCCCTCTCCCCCAAGCCAAGCAACTTACTAGAAACTGGCAGGACAGAATATATCAGAAGTGAGGTGCTAATTTTATAAGATTCAAGACAAATGCCAGTTTCTGACTTAGAAAAGAATCCTGCATTTACAATACTTGATTCAATTACCATTTCCGTGTCTGATATGGTTTGTTCTTCTCTGTTCCAGAGATGGTCAGTGTTCCACAGAACCTAACGTTGCCACTGCTGATGCCTCTAGTTACCTTGATGGAGCGACAAGCTGTCATTTTTGAAGGAATGGATCTGTGGGAAAGCAGTGACCAAAGCTGTGAAATAATGTTCAAGCACTTGACCACAGCTCGTCAGATAGCACAGAATGCAGAAATGTACAGCTTGACTGCACAACGGATGCTAGAAGGTAGGGAGCACCTACAGGAGAAACTTCTGCATATTAAGAAAATGTGGGTTATGTCTGAAAAATAACATCTCCGCTTAAGTGAAAGGAAGAGTTGCTACAATTAATTGTTCTCAGCTTTCATGGGAGCTGATATAGAAGCAAAGGTCCTGCAGGAAAGTCGGTAACTGAATCTAAGTACAGGAATAATCAAGGAAAACTCATTGCTTCCTGTGCAATTAAAGTCTGCACTCTGATTTTTGGAAATCAGTTGTCATCTACCATAGTAAGATTCTTTATCAGGAGGCCAAGATGCAACACAAAGATCTTGACTTCTTGCAGCTAGAAAGGAGCAGTAGGTTACTAATGTGACTTTTATAACTTAAGATTGCAGTGAAAAAGTTGAGAGGTGGAAGAAATGTAGTTCTACAGCAAGTATGCATCAGTAATTAGTTTCTAATGACTGTACTGACAACTATATGCGTAACAACTCTAGACCATTAGAATTCAGCAAAGGATCGCTTATCTCAGTATACCTGCAGCCATTCTAGTGCTACTAGAATATAACATGTTGaagtttttcattgtttttctagCTCGTTAAAACAACTGTGCAAAAAACTGAGCAGATTAAAGCTCTTCTTATTTGCAAAGAATGCAGTTTAAAAGGCAATTCTTCCAAGTAAAAAAACTTGCTTGACACTATGGGATTCTTTTTACTTACTAGGTTTCCAGCCAGATGAAGAGATGAGTGAAATCTTCAAGACAGAATTTCAAATGAGATTGCTCTGGGGCAGCAAAGGAGCACAAGTTAATCAGAATGAAAGATATGAGAAGTTCAGCCAGATTTTAACTGCACTTTCCCGAAAACTGGAACCTCCTCCAGTGAAGCAGGTGGAACAATTAAGTATCTAAGACTATAAACACTATTAAGTGATATACTTGAAATAACCGTAGCTTGCTTTCAGTAATTTGATACTGCACGTACTTGTTGCGTTTCACAAGATGTTTAGAACTTCTAATTGCACAATGCACACTTGTTTTAAAACTACTGACTTCTacaacaaattatttatttactgtctCATTACATTGTTAAATGATCCCTTTATGCAGGTAGGTCATCCCTGTAAAGTACTACTTTagctttctgcatttccttaaGGTTACAATCTTTTGATAATGCCTAAGAATAGGGGCATCTGCAtcataattatatttaaatgaagCAAATAGTGTAAATAAAGTGATAGATTAACTATGTGACAGTTGTATAATACTCCTTAACTGGGTATAAAACACTCTGTACAGAATTGTGAATTAAAGTATATCtttatgcaaaataatttgCACACTATAGTTGAAGAAATTATCTGTGACTGCAACAGAAGGCTCAAATTTCACTTTACCTATGGAAGTGGAAAATTAGTTGTGTATGTGTTGGGACaattgaaagttttttttttcctagacagCATGTGAAGCACTTTAATTTTTGCTGGAGGCTGGGCAGCTATGCTGCCAGGAAATGAATGATGAAATGGCAAGAACAAACAACCTAGGTAATTAAAATACTTTCGTATATGAGTAAAGGTGGGTGTACGTATATATTAAAACTAACTTCACATTCTGAGGTGAATCACAATAAGCaatacttacattttttttcttgaagagtTACTTCAGATTTCATAGATAATCAGAGTGCATAATGTTAATGTTAAGAAGGCTTCATCAGCAAATATTATATTGCCATGTACAGACTTGATGTATAAGCATTCTCAGAAATTGTATAAATATTTAGGCAAAAACTGTAGTTACAGAGTTGCATTTGTTCACTGTGAGTAAGCCTGTTTCTGGAGTAAGATGTTACAGAGTTTGAAAGTACTAGAATAGGGTAAATAGGTAAATGAGCAAACCAACCAGTACCAGAATGGTGGCAATCCACTTCCCCTTTAGCTACAGTCACTGCAGAGGTACTACAACCATACCATGAGGTAACAGAGCTCCTGTTTAAGTTGTCACACTGCCAAGTCTCCCTATCAATGTTAAGAAAAAGGTTGAAgctatttttttaaaccatgaaaagatttttttattccatGAAAATATTCTCAACAGAGAACACTATctttaaacaaagcatttaaCATTTAGGAAATCAACATGTGCACAAAAAGAAGGTTAAAAATTACTGGAAAAGGCAAGTCTTTTAGACACCTCACATTCAGAATTTTAGAATAAGTGATTTATAACTAGCTATGCAAGGacagatgtattttttcctatgtttAATAACCCTCCCACAAGTTGCACTATCCGTAGTGAAAGCAACCTGCCTTCAATGGAAGCAAATCCTGGTTTTAAAAGAACAGTAGTGTAAATAGAACATTTTGTCCTTTCTCAGGAAGTGTTATTACTGACCTGTATGGCTGTTAGCCAGGCAAACCACAGGCGCTTTAGCAGAAAATACACAGatcacatttcttcctttcctctagttttaaaatgaaaaaaagtactattaaaaaaaaaaactatgtaAATAGTTTTGTCAGTATTGAGTATTGTCACATTATAATATAAATAACCCTGTATACAAGCTCAAAAAATCTAAACTTTAGCATTTAATAGCCCCCATAATATACTAGGTCAAGCTGTGTAATAATGGTATAAAATGAATAAACCTCTACACAAGTCACTCAAATTCAGTTTTACTGGTAGTACAGTTCCTAataacactgaaattaaaaagaatccAGCACTTCTGCATCCAAATATTGCTTCAGACCCCACAAAAACAGGATGTTTTGATTATTGTTTCCCAAACAGCAGTTGGCTGGGTTGACAAGCTTTGTTTGATGCAAATATCCCCCCCCGCCCAAAATCTCTAATCTAATTATTATCACCCTAGTAGATCAGATATGATGTATTTATTAATAGAACCACAAATGGGAGGCAAGACAACATAAGCAACAGGGGCACTGCAGACAACTATATTTACACGTATAAACATATCCAAATTTCAATTGTTTACAAGTAAAAGTGCACATAGATCATTACAAGTATCACTCAAATTTCAACTGGTCCATACAATGAAGCATCACCTAGAAACAGACTAGCACTGcagtaatttaattaaaattggaACTTCATAGTCAAAAAACTAAAAGAGTTTccataaaaatagttttaaaaatattaaaatcaaattaagaGATACACATCCCAATGTATAAAATTCATGATGCACCATGTATCCTGTAAAGTAGAGCTCTACAAAACACCTACCATGTCTacctcagcagctgcagcactgtggaAAGAGCTGAGACACAAAGCCCTTTGTGAGATACTGTAAGTGGTAGTGTTGGCAACAACAGATTTAGGCACTATAGTTTAAGGCAGCAGTAGAATGGCAAGTGGTTGACTTCTGAAAACAGTCATTAGCTCGCAGTGGTGAATCTCTCTGGTGGTGTTCCAGGTTTTCAGTGCTGACAGTAGGTTACTGAAGTGCTGAAGATGGACCACAGATCTAGCAGTTTCTCTTGACTGCACTGTAGGTTAGAGCTGGGATGTATCTTTTCCCCGAATCAACataacataaatacattacgGTCTCTTACCGGTTATGCTAAAAACTGGAATGTAATGATGGTTGTAGTGGAAAAGTTATAGCAGCATACATGGATACTGGATGAAACTCTAGTACTGAAGGTATTTAAAGAGAATGATTTGTTACAAAATAAGAGAAGCAATGATGTCAAACAAGCGTTATGCAGATATGCCTGACTGTCCTAGGCATGCAAGAGGAGGTTAAGGGCGAGCATGGAGGTGGTGCAGGCAGACTGGTAGCTAACATGGTTCTAAATGACTGCCATTTAAAATGAGTAGGAAAGAGTATAACCAAACCAACCAGAATGTAGCACGAGCTAAAATATAGTTTGGGCCTCTCTGACCACCTATGACAATGAAAATAATGCAATTTTAGGAAGAGATGCCTTTTTACTCTGATAATGGAATCCTATTTTCCTGCACAAATTTAAGAATTTGTAATACATCCTTAGTTACGTATGGAAATGCTAAGAATGTTAGTGACTAAATGTATGTCTGCATGCATACATGCAACTAGCTTTACCCCTTGTTCAATGGGCATCCCAGTCTAAcacctccctcccaccccccgCCCCAAGCAGCTGCATGTAACCTCCTTCAAGATCTCGCCCATTTTCTCAGAAACCCGCTTCAGGAACCTGCAGtccaagaggaaaaagaaaagaacaaagttaCTGAAGGCCTTTAGAAGACAGGGAAGCGTGCTCAGTTCTAACAGGCCATTCTCAGTGGCTATACACTAGCCTTGTATTACTCTCATAAATTCACATTAGAAATACCAGCAATAGTTTCTAGATGAAATCAAGTAGTGCAATGCAGTTTCCAAGCCTCAGTGATTTAACAATGAGGGGAACagaattagtttaaaaaaaaccttgacTTCAAACTAAACATGATATAATTCAAAGACAACTTACAGGCACAGATTAAGAATCTAAAATCATTCCCTCTTCAGGAGCAAATGGAGGTTAAAGTTGAGTAAAATACCAAGAATTAATTAAATGTGGCTTTTGGTggtgttggattttttttttggttcaagGTGTCTATAGTTAAAACAATGCAGTTGTGTCCCATACACAACGTTCTACATGAGAACTACAGCAAGGGAAGGAGAGGCAGGTCAGTGGACCTTCTGTCCTTTTTAATCACACTGTTTCTTCCTGAGTAATTTTGTTGAGCTTTTTGATTCAGAAAAGatcttcctgtttaaaaaatgaaagatgccAAGTATTTGCTAAGGaaggaaattaataattttcagTTAACTGAATTCAGTTAGAAGAGGATAAAACACTTGTTTTAAGCATATAGTTTTAAGTCAGGGAAGTGAACAGTATATCTTAGAGGTCGTCAAAACTTAAGtaatttttcagttctctgtaaAGACAAAGTATTATACAGAACAAGCAGGAATCGGGGTCTTTCTCCATTTTATAGCTGAATTGGATTTAGTGCTTTGTAGTGCAGGAACATTTTATCagtgaaacaaagcagaaagcattaGCCAGAATTATGGACCAATTTAATGCTGTTATCTCTACAAAAGCTACAGCAAACTCACATTGCAAACAATAGACCATTCCTGACCTCTGTTATTCTCATGCTTTCCATGAACCTGCCTTACTATTTTTCCACTATTTTCCCTGGAAAACGTACATTTGAAAGTTGCCAATGTACTGTTAGATATAGGTTACTGCacctttgctgtttttctctagCGTTACATCTATATAAGATGTTGGTACATAGCCTTCCTCTCCATTTTGTCTTCGAGCTCTTGTCCACCCATCTCCTTTGTCCTCCTCAATAATGTACAAAATTTCCCCTTCTTTCATTGCCAGAGTGCCTTCATTATGACCTGggaaaacagaaggcaaagaCGACAGAATTTCAAGTTTTTTTCTCAGAATGTAGCTTCCAGATTACATGTAAAcagaaagtattaaaaatctGTGAAGCAAACATATGGTCAAACAGGCTGAGACAGACAAAAACCCAGTCCAATCTCTGTAGTTGAATATTTGCCAAAGCAAATTTGTGCtaacttttctgaagaaacagtAGAGAAGTAGTGCTTATGAATTAAACTTATTTCCACTGCTCTTATGAGCAACTAGTTGCTCATAaaaatttacattattttaccTGAATTCTCTGCAGCAAAACATCCATACCCTAcagtcaaattatttttcagtcaagCAACCATAGTATATGTTGTTAACCTTACCATCAAAAGGATATATTGCCTTGCAATGCCCTATAGCTGGTAATGGATCATCATCTTCAAACTCATCATCAAACTCATTTGGATGCGCATGCTGCTGTGGTGGGCCTCGGACTTCCTGATTTGCATCATCTGTGTAACTCCCTTCAGGGCTATAATGCAAGGATCATAGCATGAGGATTCTTCAGAGTGCTCAGCTCTGGAACTCTGAACATATATACATCATAGGAAAGTACAAGACCGTGGATATTTCTTTGGGAAGGCATGTTAACAGTTCTGGAAGCGATCTTCTGAAAGTGTTTTGATCTAACAACAAAGGCTTGGAGCAAATTCTCttacaaaaccaaagaaatctATCATACCCGTCTTTGCAAAACATGGAAAACAGGTCAGTGTAATGTAATGGAAGAAGACGGCATTAAAAAGGTACTATGAGCAGGTGTTACAATTCAACTCTCAATTTTCTACATTACCATAATGATCTAAGTGACCCCTAGAATCTAGAACTAGTAAGATTATCCTTTGGAAGGACATAAACTTTCAGAGGATAAGGAGCAACCTATTACCTTCTATTAACTATCAGAGAGATATACTGATTCTAGCATAGATATAAAAGCAGTAGAGATAGAATAGTGACCTCTCTCTGCCCTGTGTTACAAGGTGGTTGATATCACTGCTGTGTCGCCTGTCAGTTCTGGCCGCTACTTTTCCTTCAACTTCAGAGAGCCAGGccttgaagaaaagaagacaaatattGGTATCAAG of Meleagris gallopavo isolate NT-WF06-2002-E0010 breed Aviagen turkey brand Nicholas breeding stock chromosome 10, Turkey_5.1, whole genome shotgun sequence contains these proteins:
- the LOC104912363 gene encoding formin-binding protein 1-like isoform X2; translated protein: MRDVYEKNPQMGDPSSLQPKLAETMSNMDRLRMEIHKNEAWLSEVEGKVAARTDRRHSSDINHLVTQGRESPEGSYTDDANQEVRGPPQQHAHPNEFDDEFEDDDPLPAIGHCKAIYPFDGHNEGTLAMKEGEILYIIEEDKGDGWTRARRQNGEEGYVPTSYIDVTLEKNSKGS
- the LOC104912363 gene encoding formin-binding protein 1-like isoform X1, with product MRDVYEKNPQMGDPSSLQPKLAETMSNMDRLRMEIHKNEAWLSEVEGKVAARTDRRHSSDINHLVTQGRESPEGSYTDDANQEVRGPPQQHAHPNEFDDEFEDDDPLPAIGHCKAIYPFDGHNEGTLAMKEGEILYIIEEDKGDGWTRARRQNGEEGYVPTSYIDVTLEKNSKGAVTYI